In bacterium, the sequence CGCGGGGCGGGGACGCGGTTCTCGCGCTAGGTCAGGCCGAAGAGCCGGCGTGCGTTGCCCGCGAGGATCTTCCGTTTGTCCTCGTCCGGGAGCGCGCTGTCCAGGATCTGCGGCAGGAGATGGCTGATCCGGCGTCCGACGGGCGTGGAATAGAGGTCGGTCCCGAAGACCACTCGGTCCGCGCCGAACGCGCGGGCGAAGTCTTCGATGAAGTCGAAGTTGTAGCTGAGGCTCGTGTCGAAGAGGATGTTGGGCGCGACCTCCGCGATGAAGAAGCACTCGCGCGTCGCTTCATACGAAGAGAACGGATCGAGGGCGAGCACCGGCGTGTCCGGGATCGAGCGCGCGAGGACCGCGAGCTTCCAGAGCGCTTCCTCCGGCGTCTCGTTCATCGCGTGGACGACGGGAACGAGACCCAGCTCGGCCATCCGCTCGACGTAGGCGAGGATCCAACGGCTATCGAGGGAGACGCCCTGGAAACGCGTATGGAAGCTGATGCCCGCCAGGCCCAGCTCGTTCCGCGCGCGTTCGAGCTCCGCCAGACTCGCTTCCCCGTCTCTCGGTTCGACGATCCCGATCGCGGCGGGAAAGCGGTCGGGACGAGCATCGCGGTAGCGCGCGATCGCATCGTTCTCCGCGCGGGTATCGGCGATCCCGTTCGCTCGTTCGTAGCCGTGGCCCGGAATCACGATCGCTCGTTCGACGTCCGCCGCGTCCATGATGCGCAGCCGGTCCTCGAGCTCGCGCACGCGATAGACCTCGGTCTCGGCATCGGGGGCCGACGAGAGGTCTCCGCCCAGGGCGCGAAAGGCGTTGCCGACGTGGTGGTGCACGTCGAGGACTTCGAACCCGTCTGAGGCGGCAACCATCGCTTCTCCTTGCCGGAACCGGAGGCGAACTCGCTCCTGTACGAACGAACGCGACCGACCCTTCGAGCTGCCGAGCTGGATCGAGCTATCGCGCCCCTGAAATCGAGACCGTGTCCGTGTCCGCGCCCGATCGCAGGATCCGACCCGGAAGCGCCTCGGTCGCGCGACCATCGACGACGATCGCTTCGCCGTTCACGAAGACACGGCGAATCCCCGTCGACTCGGCGAAGAGGCGTGCGGAGTCGCCTGGGAGGTCGTTGCGCTCGTGAATCATGCCGCTCCCGATCTCCTCGGGATCGAAGAGCACGAGATCCGCGTGATAGCCCTCCACGATCCGACCGCGGCCCCGCAGGCCGAAGAGCCGGGCGGGCCGATCCGTGAGGGCCTGGACCGCCTTCTCGATCGGCCAGAGCTTCCGCCCTCGGAGACAGTCCGCCAGGAAATCCGTCGTATACGGTGCGCCGCACATGCGATCGAGGTGGGCCCCCGCGTCCGAACCACCGAGGAGCGTGTGCCCGTTCTCCCAGGCCTGGCGTCGGAGCGCCCAGCTCTCGGCGTCGTCGTCCGGGGGATCGGGCCAGAGAACCGTCCGCAGGTCGTCTTCGAGGACGATGTCGATCAGCGTGTCGAAGTCGTCGGCGCCGCGCTCCGCCGCGATCTCCTTGACCAGCCGCCCGGTGAGCCCTTCGTTCGCGGAAGCAAACGTCTCGCCGATCCGGAAGTTCGGGAAGTCCGCGACGCGGGCGAAGACGCCGGCCTCCGGCGAACGCGAGCCTTCGAGGAGGCTCGCGCGGACGTCGGGCTTGCGGAGCTCCGCCATCCGCTCCTCGAGCGGAAGCGAGAGGATCGACCGCCAGCCCGGCAGCTGGTGGATCGGTGAATAGGTCAGGAAGCTCATCGTCAAGCCGACGAGCGTCGGCATCGTGAGCGCGACGACCTCGGCGCCCTGCTCCGCCGCCCTCTCCTGGGCGCCGAGCTGATTCGCGAAACGATCCGGCTCCTTCGAGTCGATCGTGAACACGTTCCAGTTGAGCGGCCGTCCCGCGCGCAGGGACATCCGCGTCATCAGGTCGACCTCGGCGTCGGCGAAGCCGTGGAGACAGCCGTCGGTGATGAACTCGAGGGTCGTGCCCTCGTGCTCCCCGGTCACGTCGCAGAGGGTGAGCAGCTCCTCCTCGCTCGCGGCCCGGGAAGGAACGGGCGCGCCGTCGCCATCGCTGTGGGTGAACGATCGCGAGGACGAGAGACCGAGGGCGCCGCTCCCGATCGAATCCCGTAGCAGGGCGGACATCGCTTCGACCTCGTCGTCGGTCGCCTCGTTGCCGACCGCGCGGTCGCCCATCACCGTCCGCCGGAGGGCGCAGTGTCCGACCAGGAAGCCCGCATTGACCGCCGTCTTCCCGTCGAGCCGCGCGAGCCATTCCCCGAAGCTCCGCCAGTCCCACTCGATCCCCTGTTCGAGGGCCTCGAGGGGCATCCCTTCCACGACCGACATCATGCGCCGGATGTAGTCCGCGTCGTCGGGCCCGAGCGGCGCGATCGAGAAGCCGCAGTTGCCTCCGATGATCGTGGTGACCCCGTGGAGATTCGAAGGCGAGGCGCTCGGATCCCAGGCGAGCTGGGCATCGTAGTGGGTGTGCGGATCGACGAAGCCGGGTGTGAGCATGAGCCCGCTCCCGTCGATCGTCTCGAGACCGGCTTCGTCACCGGAACCGACGAACGAGATCGTTCCTCCGCGCACACCCACGTCGCCGACGAACCCCGGCGCTCCGGTCCCGTCGAGAATCGTGGCGCCCTTGATGACGATATCGGCCATTCCAATCGCTCCCGCGCCGCACTAGAGGCGCTTCAGGATCGCTCCCTGCGAGTTGAAGAAGAATCCACCGCACCCGATCAGCGCCGTCTTCGCGTCGTGGACCTGCCGCTCGCCGGCGTCGCCCCGCAGCTGCGTCACCGCTTCCCGCAGATGCCCCGTTCCCCGGGACGCCCCCTCGGACAGGGAGCCGCCGTGGGGATTCATCGGCACGCGGCCGTCGATCATCACGCAACCGAGCTCATCGTCCCAGTTGTCCTGCATCCACTGCCCCGCCTGCCCGGGCTTCGCGAAGCCCATGTTCTCGATCCAGCCGAGGGTGATGATGCTGAAGCCGTCGTAGGGGAAGAACACGTCGACGTCGTCGATCCAGACGTCGCTCCGCTCCTTGAGCGCCTCGACGACGACGTGCTGACCGTGTCGCGCGAGGGACGGCAGCTGGTCCTCGTCGTTCTCGCCGACCATGCCCGCCGTCGCCGCATGCACGACGACGGGGTTCTTCGTGAGCTTCTTCGCCTTCTCCGTCGTCGTCAGGATGAACGCGTCGGCGCCGTCGACCGGGATGTCCATGTCGAGCATGCAGAGCGGATCCCGGATCATGCGCGCCTCGAGGTACGCTTCCATCGTGAGCGGCGTCTTCATCGCCGCCTTCGGGTTCCTCGCCGCGTTCGCGCGCATGTTGAGCGCCACCCGGCCGAAGGTCTCTCGCGGCACGTCGTAGTCGTGGACGTACCGCGCGGCCCAGGCGGTGTACGCCGCCGACGGGTCGATCGACTCGGGCATCGGCGGCGCCTTGAGTCCTCCGCCCATCATCCCGCCCAGGTAGCTCCGGAAGGGATCCTTCGCTGCCGAGCGCGAGTTCCACGGCGCGCGCGTGAAGGCGTAGTAGAGGAGAACCGTGTCGCACTGGCCCGAAAAGATCGCCGTCATCGCGTCGACGAGGGCGAAGACCGCGACCGGCATCGGGCTCGAGTGGTGCGTGATGTCGCTCAGCCCCAGGATCGACGACATCTGGTTCGCCCGGGGCGCGCCCGGCTCGAGGGCCCCGACCACACCGTCGATCTCGCTCTTGTCGATCCCCGCATCACGGATCGCCGCGATACACGCCTCGGCCCCCAGCTTCGCCGGAGAAACGCCGCCCGCGTCTCGACTGAACTCGGTCGAGCCCACGCCGACGATCGCGATCTCGTCCCGCATCGGATTTCGTCGCGCCATCGATCAGCCCTCCCGCTTCTTGAACACGGGGAAGGGATGGCCGTAGCGTTCGGTCCAGGCGAGCTCGACGGGGAGACCGATCGCGACTTCCTCGACCGGCAGATCGATGACCGTGCTGCTGAAGCGCACGCCGTCCGTGCCGTCGAGGTCGACCGCGACGACGGGATGGGGCCCCTTCGCGTAGTCGACGCCCGGCGCGGGCGCGCCCTGGCGGAGATGCATCGCGAGATGGACCGTTCCCGTCCCCGCGACCTCCGTCGGGACGAGGTTCTCCGACCAGCAACCGGGACACACCGGCTTCGGCGGGTGATGGAATCGGCTGCAGTCCGCGCAGCGGTTGATCAGGAGCTTCTCGTCGAGCCAGCCACGGAAGTGGTGCTTCGAATCGTGGGAGATCTGGACCCACGGGAAGCGCTCGACCAGCTCGGCATCGGAAACGGATTCGCTCATCTTGCCTCTGGAATGGGGTGGTGCTGACGAGACCGGCCCGTGGTCATCACCACGGGCCGGTCTCGGAAGGAGCCGAATGGACCGCGGTCAGGCCTCGGGCGTCGGCGTGATGTCCGCTTCGAGATCGAGGTCGAAGTACTTCGCCGGGTTCTCGAGGAGCATCTGGTTGCGGAAGGACTCGTCGACGCCGTCGAAGGCGTCGTCGAGGAACTTCCGCGAGTTCGGGTAGGACCCGACCGAGTGCGGGAAGTCGGAGCCGAACATCAGCCGATCGAAGGGCAGGTGATCGCGCATCGCCACGCACTTCGGGTCGCGGATGATGCCGAACCAGAAGTGA encodes:
- a CDS encoding amidohydrolase family protein — protein: MVAASDGFEVLDVHHHVGNAFRALGGDLSSAPDAETEVYRVRELEDRLRIMDAADVERAIVIPGHGYERANGIADTRAENDAIARYRDARPDRFPAAIGIVEPRDGEASLAELERARNELGLAGISFHTRFQGVSLDSRWILAYVERMAELGLVPVVHAMNETPEEALWKLAVLARSIPDTPVLALDPFSSYEATRECFFIAEVAPNILFDTSLSYNFDFIEDFARAFGADRVVFGTDLYSTPVGRRISHLLPQILDSALPDEDKRKILAGNARRLFGLT
- a CDS encoding amidohydrolase family protein — protein: MADIVIKGATILDGTGAPGFVGDVGVRGGTISFVGSGDEAGLETIDGSGLMLTPGFVDPHTHYDAQLAWDPSASPSNLHGVTTIIGGNCGFSIAPLGPDDADYIRRMMSVVEGMPLEALEQGIEWDWRSFGEWLARLDGKTAVNAGFLVGHCALRRTVMGDRAVGNEATDDEVEAMSALLRDSIGSGALGLSSSRSFTHSDGDGAPVPSRAASEEELLTLCDVTGEHEGTTLEFITDGCLHGFADAEVDLMTRMSLRAGRPLNWNVFTIDSKEPDRFANQLGAQERAAEQGAEVVALTMPTLVGLTMSFLTYSPIHQLPGWRSILSLPLEERMAELRKPDVRASLLEGSRSPEAGVFARVADFPNFRIGETFASANEGLTGRLVKEIAAERGADDFDTLIDIVLEDDLRTVLWPDPPDDDAESWALRRQAWENGHTLLGGSDAGAHLDRMCGAPYTTDFLADCLRGRKLWPIEKAVQALTDRPARLFGLRGRGRIVEGYHADLVLFDPEEIGSGMIHERNDLPGDSARLFAESTGIRRVFVNGEAIVVDGRATEALPGRILRSGADTDTVSISGAR
- a CDS encoding thiolase family protein, with the translated sequence MARRNPMRDEIAIVGVGSTEFSRDAGGVSPAKLGAEACIAAIRDAGIDKSEIDGVVGALEPGAPRANQMSSILGLSDITHHSSPMPVAVFALVDAMTAIFSGQCDTVLLYYAFTRAPWNSRSAAKDPFRSYLGGMMGGGLKAPPMPESIDPSAAYTAWAARYVHDYDVPRETFGRVALNMRANAARNPKAAMKTPLTMEAYLEARMIRDPLCMLDMDIPVDGADAFILTTTEKAKKLTKNPVVVHAATAGMVGENDEDQLPSLARHGQHVVVEALKERSDVWIDDVDVFFPYDGFSIITLGWIENMGFAKPGQAGQWMQDNWDDELGCVMIDGRVPMNPHGGSLSEGASRGTGHLREAVTQLRGDAGERQVHDAKTALIGCGGFFFNSQGAILKRL
- a CDS encoding zinc ribbon domain-containing protein, with translation MSESVSDAELVERFPWVQISHDSKHHFRGWLDEKLLINRCADCSRFHHPPKPVCPGCWSENLVPTEVAGTGTVHLAMHLRQGAPAPGVDYAKGPHPVVAVDLDGTDGVRFSSTVIDLPVEEVAIGLPVELAWTERYGHPFPVFKKREG